A stretch of Gemmatimonas aurantiaca T-27 DNA encodes these proteins:
- the lpdA gene encoding dihydrolipoyl dehydrogenase, with amino-acid sequence MASFDVIVLGGGPAGYVCAIRCAQLGMQVAVVEREALGGTCVLWGCIPAKSLLESAGLAQKIGKAAEHGITIDGVKLDFGPAMKRSRSVSQQNSKGVEFLFKKYKVQWLRGEGQLEKGKKVSVTIDGKKETHDAKKAVVIATGSRVKGLPQIGLELDKNVVLSSDDVLVAEKAPATMAVVGAGAVGVEFADVFAAFGTKVTILEVAPTILPIEDADCSAELAKAFKKRKIEVLTGAKISNVKVGKAGATMSVEAGGQTQTLEVEKVLVAAGRAPNVEKIGLEAVGITKSERGFVKINEKFETNVPGYYAIGDVAGNQMLAHKGQREGHVLADLLGGLHAHPVNYKNVPSCTYCHPEVASIGLTEQACKDQKLDYKVGKFPFSANGRARTSGETDGFVKIIRDAKYGEILGAHIVGAHATEMIHELVVARENEFTVEEIDLAMHAHPTLSEAIGEAVLDSLGKMLHA; translated from the coding sequence ATGGCTTCGTTCGACGTCATCGTCCTCGGCGGCGGCCCCGCCGGCTACGTCTGCGCCATCCGCTGCGCCCAACTCGGAATGCAGGTTGCTGTCGTCGAGCGCGAAGCGCTCGGCGGCACCTGTGTGCTGTGGGGCTGCATCCCCGCCAAGTCGCTCCTCGAGAGCGCCGGCCTTGCCCAGAAAATCGGCAAGGCGGCCGAACATGGCATCACCATCGACGGCGTGAAGCTCGACTTCGGCCCGGCCATGAAGCGCTCGCGCTCCGTGAGTCAGCAGAACTCGAAGGGCGTCGAGTTCCTGTTCAAGAAGTACAAGGTTCAGTGGCTGCGTGGCGAAGGCCAGCTCGAAAAGGGCAAGAAGGTCTCCGTCACCATCGACGGCAAGAAAGAAACCCATGACGCGAAGAAGGCCGTGGTCATCGCCACCGGCTCGCGCGTGAAGGGGTTGCCGCAGATCGGCCTCGAGCTCGACAAGAACGTCGTGTTGTCCAGCGACGATGTGCTGGTGGCTGAGAAGGCCCCAGCCACCATGGCCGTGGTGGGCGCCGGCGCCGTGGGCGTGGAATTCGCCGACGTGTTTGCCGCGTTTGGCACCAAGGTGACCATCCTCGAGGTGGCCCCGACCATCCTCCCCATCGAAGACGCCGATTGCAGCGCCGAGCTCGCCAAGGCGTTCAAGAAGCGCAAGATCGAGGTGCTCACCGGCGCCAAGATCTCCAACGTGAAGGTCGGCAAGGCGGGCGCGACCATGTCGGTGGAAGCCGGTGGTCAGACCCAGACGCTCGAAGTGGAGAAGGTGCTCGTCGCCGCTGGCCGCGCACCCAACGTCGAGAAGATCGGCCTCGAAGCCGTGGGCATCACGAAGAGCGAGCGTGGTTTCGTGAAGATCAACGAGAAGTTCGAGACCAACGTGCCGGGCTACTACGCCATCGGCGACGTGGCCGGCAACCAGATGCTCGCCCACAAGGGGCAGCGTGAAGGACATGTGCTCGCCGATCTGCTCGGTGGCCTGCACGCGCATCCGGTGAACTACAAAAACGTGCCGAGCTGCACGTACTGCCATCCGGAAGTGGCCAGCATTGGCCTCACCGAACAGGCATGCAAGGACCAGAAGCTCGACTACAAGGTGGGCAAGTTCCCGTTCAGTGCGAACGGCCGTGCCCGCACCAGCGGTGAGACCGATGGGTTCGTGAAGATCATTCGCGACGCCAAGTACGGCGAAATCCTCGGCGCACACATCGTCGGTGCCCACGCCACCGAAATGATCCACGAGCTCGTGGTCGCCCGCGAGAACGAGTTCACGGTGGAAGAGATCGATCTGGCCATGCACGCGCATCCCACCCTCAGCGAGGCCATCGGCGAAGCCGTGCTGGACTCGCTGGGCAAGATGCTGCATGCGTGA